Proteins encoded in a region of the Pseudomonadota bacterium genome:
- a CDS encoding type II toxin-antitoxin system Phd/YefM family antitoxin: EILGRLRGSVTRYDDPTEPIDATWEAQE, from the coding sequence AGAGATCTTGGGGCGCCTGCGCGGTTCGGTGACGCGCTACGACGACCCGACCGAGCCGATCGACGCCACCTGGGAGGCGCAGGAGTGA